Proteins encoded together in one Acaryochloris thomasi RCC1774 window:
- a CDS encoding TolB family protein, protein MKNKLQPLDRVALLLILCLTLLIGLVLASGDRTYPKVRDFSWQNQRVGVNDLAFTLTFNRAMNWQSVTENLTISPPLPGKMSWSGRRLAYTLTQPIPYGQKFQLMLAQATGTKGETMQTFERSFRSRDKAFVYLGISEKENGRLIFKNLTRNTQVMLTPPNFTVLDFRVDPGRDRILFRALDRTQPEQTIFEAQLYTVLLEAPGQIKLLLDNTQYQILKFDVTLDGKTTIVQRFDRSKDGQVSLWTLDADGTPQFVTNKNVDSDVLITPDGQTVAVSQNQGLAVLALSPQSSQQPTRFLPNFHHAISFTRDGSSALMVKYNSDSTRSLFLVPNNGSAQQLLTTTGVFFDAQLDSQTKTVYCLYSQFNPEQGFRSDLHLSAIELEGGQPRILKTFPGQATGHFSLAPDRSGLLYEEITVTDQPHPSVVQNIFGQTITESQLWLLPLSKEAESTSVPQRIAAGLKPQWVP, encoded by the coding sequence ATGAAGAACAAACTCCAGCCTCTAGATCGGGTCGCATTGTTGTTGATCCTTTGTCTCACGCTCCTGATTGGCCTAGTGTTGGCAAGTGGAGATCGCACCTATCCTAAAGTGCGAGACTTTAGCTGGCAGAATCAGCGAGTAGGGGTCAACGATCTGGCCTTTACCTTGACCTTCAACCGCGCGATGAATTGGCAAAGCGTTACTGAGAATCTGACCATTAGCCCACCACTCCCCGGCAAAATGAGCTGGTCAGGCCGACGACTGGCCTATACGCTGACGCAGCCCATTCCCTACGGTCAGAAATTTCAACTCATGCTGGCCCAGGCTACAGGGACCAAGGGCGAAACGATGCAGACCTTTGAGAGATCGTTCCGCAGTCGAGATAAGGCGTTTGTCTACCTGGGCATTTCAGAAAAAGAGAACGGGCGGTTAATATTCAAAAATTTGACCCGCAACACGCAGGTGATGCTAACGCCGCCCAATTTTACCGTGCTTGATTTTAGGGTCGATCCAGGTCGCGATCGCATCTTATTTAGAGCACTCGATCGAACCCAACCGGAGCAAACAATTTTTGAAGCTCAGCTCTATACGGTGTTGCTCGAAGCACCAGGACAGATCAAACTGTTGCTCGATAATACCCAATATCAGATCCTCAAATTTGACGTGACTTTAGACGGCAAGACGACCATTGTTCAGCGTTTCGATCGCAGCAAAGACGGCCAAGTCAGTCTCTGGACATTAGATGCCGACGGAACACCTCAATTCGTCACGAATAAGAATGTAGATAGTGACGTGTTGATTACACCTGATGGTCAAACTGTAGCCGTCAGTCAAAATCAAGGACTCGCGGTTTTAGCCCTTTCGCCCCAGTCTTCTCAACAACCTACGCGGTTTTTACCGAATTTCCATCATGCCATTAGCTTTACAAGGGACGGATCGTCAGCACTGATGGTCAAATACAATTCAGATTCGACACGTTCTCTATTCTTAGTCCCCAACAATGGCTCGGCGCAACAACTGCTAACGACCACAGGCGTCTTCTTTGATGCTCAGCTCGATTCGCAGACCAAGACTGTTTACTGTCTCTATTCTCAATTCAACCCTGAACAGGGGTTTCGGTCTGACCTGCATCTGAGCGCCATTGAACTCGAAGGTGGTCAACCACGAATCCTGAAAACATTTCCTGGACAAGCCACGGGGCATTTTAGTTTGGCTCCCGATCGTTCAGGGCTGCTCTATGAAGAAATAACCGTCACGGATCAGCCCCATCCCAGCGTCGTACAGAACATTTTCGGTCAAACGATCACAGAGAGTCAGCTCTGGTTATTACCCCTATCAAAAGAAGCTGAGTCAACGTCAGTCCCTCAGAGAATTGCGGCAGGTCTAAAGCCCCAATGGGTGCCCTAA